The Motacilla alba alba isolate MOTALB_02 chromosome 27, Motacilla_alba_V1.0_pri, whole genome shotgun sequence genome includes a window with the following:
- the SLC4A1 gene encoding band 3 anion transport protein isoform X3 translates to MEGPGQEAYEEGMRRSLDPEGYEDPGLKSSHLSLGEMSRAGAGIGSPLQAWRARAEEMNPLRQYLPGRRGFYDLDGKRRSAGAPPGHPSRGEGQPVSVTDVDLEAAGSRRLLSQQDAHEGYVELHELVLDNAKDLCWMEAGHWLKLEEDFQESGDWSQPHLSFLTYHSLLEIRRALNKGAILLNVEANSLPAIVHILLDQLIYEGQMKPQDRDDVMRTLLLRHSHPSEDESVWTMPPALVQRSGTGRADVERPLLREQRPMEMSRMAGKEQSGVPRPQLLETIPEGAEATLVLVGCAAFLEQPMLAFVRLKDAVTLEGVLDVSIPVRFLVVVLGPDTPQISYHEIGRAIATMMSERVFRRDAYLAEGRQELVRGVEDFLDASIVLPPTEAPNEQLLRALVPLQQELLRRRYQPLERLHIGDFLKDLGPDEAAAEDDDPLRRTGRPFGGLVRDIRRRYPKYLSDIKDALNPQCLAAVIFIYFAALSPAITFGGLLGEKTKGMMGVSELLISTCVQCVLFSLLSAQPLLVVGFSGPLLVFEEAFYSFCSSNGLEYIVGRVWIGFWLILLVLVVVACEGSFLVRYLSRYTQEIFSFLISLIFIFETFSKLVTIFKHHPLQRNYRVGAEFEPGVPEPNTALLSLVLMAGTFFLAFFLRVFKNSSFLPGKVRRLIGDFGVPISIFIMSLADFFINDTYTQKLSVPKGLQVTNSTARGWFIHPMGENNTFPIWMMFASVIPALLVFILIFLETQITTLIVSKPERKLVKGTGFHLDLLLIVAMGGLAALFGMPWLSATTVRTITHANALTVMSKTSAPGEKSQILEVKEQRISGLLVAVLIGVSILMEPILKYIPLAVLFGIFLYMGVTSLFGIQLFDRILLLLKPPKYHPDEPYVTRVKTWRMHLFTFTQIIFLVVLWVVKSTPASLALPFVLILTVPLRRFLLPRIFRDIELKCLDADDAVVTFDEAEGTDVYNEVQMPS, encoded by the exons GGGCCGGCGCTGGCATCGGGTCCCCCCTGCAGGCGTGGAGGGCCAGGGCCGAGGAGATGAATCCCCTGCG CCAGTATCTGCCCGGCCGCCGGGGATTTTATGACCTGGACGGGAAGAGGCGCTCGGCCGGGGCCCCCCCGGGACACCCCAGCCGTGGCGAAGGGCAGC CTGTGTCAGTGACCGATGTGgacctggaggcagcagggagcaggaggctcctgtcccagcaggacGCCCATGAG ggatACGTGGAGCTGCACGAGCTGGTCCTGGACAATGCCAAGGACTTGTGCTGGATGGAGGCCGGCCACTGGCTCAAGCTGGAGGAGGACTTCCAGGAATCGGGGGACTGGAGCCAGCCCCATCTCTCCTTCCTGACCTACCACAGCCTCCTGGAGATCCGCCGGGCTTTGAACAAAG GTGCCATTCTCCTCAACGTGGAGGCCAACTCGCTGCCGGCCATCGTCCACATCCTCCTCGACCAGCTGATCTACGAGGGGCAGATGAAGCCGCAGGACCGGGACGACGTCATGAGGACGCTGCTGCTGCGCCACAG ccacCCCAGCGAGGACGAGTCGGTGTGGACGATGCCGCCGGCGCTGGTGCAGCGCTCGGGCACCGGCCGGGCCGACGTGGAGCGGCCACTTCTGCGGGAGCAGCGGCCCATGGAGATGAGCAggatggcagggaaggagcag AGTGGGGTTCCCAGACCCCAACTCCTGGAGACGATCCCAGAGGGGGCTGAGGCCACCCTGGTCCTTGTGG gctgtgcagccTTCCTGGAGCAGCCAATGCTGGCCTTTGTGCGCCTGAAGGACGCGGTGACACTGGAGGGTGTCCTCGACGTGTCCATCCCCGTCCGCTTCCTCGTCGTGGTGCTGGGGCCCGACACCCCCCAGATCAGCTACCACGAGATCGGCCGTGCCATCGCCACCATGATGTCCGAGAGG GTGTTCCGCCGGGACGCGTACCTGGCCGAGGGGCGGCAGGAGCTGGTGCGGGGCGTCGAGGATTTCCTGGATGCCAGCATCGTCCTGCCGCCCACCGAGGCCCCCAACGAGCAGCTGCTCCGCGCCCTGGTCccgctgcagcaggagctgctccgaCGGCGCTACCAACCCCTGGAGAGACTGCACATCGGGGACTTCCTGAAAGACCTGG GGCCGGACGAGGCGGCCGCGGAGGACGACGACCCCCTGCGCAGGACGGGGCGGCCTTTCGGGGGGCTGGTGCGGGACATCCGCCGGCGGTACCCCAAATACCTCAGTGACATCAAGGACGCGCTCAACCCGCAGTGCCTGGCCGCCGTCATCTTCATCTACTTCGCGGCGCTGTCGCCCGCCATCACCTTCGGGGGCTTGCTGG GCGAGAAGACCAAGGGGATGATGGGGGTGTCGGAGCTGCTCATCTCCACCTGCGTGCAGTGCGTGCTCTTCAGCCTCCTCAGCGCCCAGCCCCTCCTCGTCGTCGGCTTCTCGGGACCCCTCCTCGTCTTTGAGGAAGCCTTTTACTCG ttctgcagcagcaatgGCTTGGAATACATCGTGGGACGGGTCTGGATCGGCTTCTGGCTGatcctgctggtgctggtggtggtggccTGCGAGGGCAGCTTCCTGGTGCGCTACCTGTCCCGCTACACCCAGGAGATCTTCTCCTTCCTCATCTCCCTCATCTTCATCTTTGAGACTTTCTCCAAGCTGGTCACG atTTTCAAGCATCACCCGCTGCAGAGGAACTACAGGGTGGGGGCTGAATTCGAGCCCGGGGTGCCGGAGCCCAACACGGCGCTGCTGTCCCTCGTCCTCATGGCCGGCACCTTCTTCCTGGCCTTCTTCCTCCGCGTGTTCAAGaacagctccttcctgcccGGCAAG GTCCGGCGCTTGATCGGGGACTTCGGGGTGCCCATTTCCATCTTCATCATGTCACTGGCCGACTTCTTCATCAACGACACCTACACCCAG AAACTCAGCGTCCCCAAAGGGCTGCAGGTCACCAACTCGACTGCCCGGGGCTGGTTCATCCACCCCATGGGAGAAAATAACACGTTCCCCATCTGGATGATGTTCGCCTCCGTGATTCCTGCCCTTCTGgtcttcatcctcatcttcctcGAGACACAGATCACCAC cctcATCGTCAGCAAGCCCGAGAGGAAACTGGTGAAGGGCACCGGCTTCCACCTGGACCTGCTGCTGATCGTGGCCATGGGGGGGCTGGCAGCCCTTTTTGGGATGCCCTGGCTCAGTGCCACCACCGTCCGCACCATCACCCACGCCAACGCCCTCACCGTCATGAGCAAGACCTCTGCTCCGGGCGAGAAATCCCAGATCCTGGAGGTCAAGGAGCAGCGCATCAGTGGCCTCCTGGTGGCTGTGCTCATTG GCGTCTCCATCCTGATGGAGCCCATCCTGAAGTACATTCCCCTGGCCGTGCTCTTTGGCATCTTCCTCTACATGGGGGTCACCTCCCTCTTTGGCATCCAGCTCTTTGACcgcatcctgctcctgctgaagccCCCCAAGTACCACCCTGATGAGCCCTACGTCACCCGG GTGAAGACTTGGAGGATGCACCTCTTCACCTTCACCCAGATCATCTTCCTCGTGGTGCTGTGGGTGGTGAAGTCCACCCCGGCCTCGCTGGCTCTGCCCTTTGTCCTCATCCTCACCGTGCCTCTGCGGCgcttcctgctgcccaggatCTTCCGGGACATCGAGCTCAAATGC ctggacgCAGATGACGCCGTGGTGACCTTTGACGAGGCAGAGGGGACAGATGTGTACAACGAGGTGCAGATGCCCAGTTAA
- the SLC4A1 gene encoding band 3 anion transport protein isoform X1 produces the protein MEGPGQEAYEEGMRRSLDPEGYEDPGLKSSHLSLGEMSRAGAGIGSPLQAWRARAEEMNPLRQYLPGRRGFYDLDGKRRSAGAPPGHPSRGEGQPVSVTDVDLEAAGSRRLLSQQDAHEGYVELHELVLDNAKDLCWMEAGHWLKLEEDFQESGDWSQPHLSFLTYHSLLEIRRALNKGAILLNVEANSLPAIVHILLDQLIYEGQMKPQDRDDVMRTLLLRHSHPSEDESVWTMPPALVQRSGTGRADVERPLLREQRPMEMSRMAGKEQSGVPRPQLLETIPEGAEATLVLVGCAAFLEQPMLAFVRLKDAVTLEGVLDVSIPVRFLVVVLGPDTPQISYHEIGRAIATMMSERVFRRDAYLAEGRQELVRGVEDFLDASIVLPPTEAPNEQLLRALVPLQQELLRRRYQPLERLHIGDFLKDLGTAGSPPQSPVPVAGGTPPFGHGVPSRPPDVSPGPDEAAAEDDDPLRRTGRPFGGLVRDIRRRYPKYLSDIKDALNPQCLAAVIFIYFAALSPAITFGGLLGEKTKGMMGVSELLISTCVQCVLFSLLSAQPLLVVGFSGPLLVFEEAFYSFCSSNGLEYIVGRVWIGFWLILLVLVVVACEGSFLVRYLSRYTQEIFSFLISLIFIFETFSKLVTIFKHHPLQRNYRVGAEFEPGVPEPNTALLSLVLMAGTFFLAFFLRVFKNSSFLPGKVRRLIGDFGVPISIFIMSLADFFINDTYTQKLSVPKGLQVTNSTARGWFIHPMGENNTFPIWMMFASVIPALLVFILIFLETQITTLIVSKPERKLVKGTGFHLDLLLIVAMGGLAALFGMPWLSATTVRTITHANALTVMSKTSAPGEKSQILEVKEQRISGLLVAVLIGVSILMEPILKYIPLAVLFGIFLYMGVTSLFGIQLFDRILLLLKPPKYHPDEPYVTRVKTWRMHLFTFTQIIFLVVLWVVKSTPASLALPFVLILTVPLRRFLLPRIFRDIELKCLDADDAVVTFDEAEGTDVYNEVQMPS, from the exons GGGCCGGCGCTGGCATCGGGTCCCCCCTGCAGGCGTGGAGGGCCAGGGCCGAGGAGATGAATCCCCTGCG CCAGTATCTGCCCGGCCGCCGGGGATTTTATGACCTGGACGGGAAGAGGCGCTCGGCCGGGGCCCCCCCGGGACACCCCAGCCGTGGCGAAGGGCAGC CTGTGTCAGTGACCGATGTGgacctggaggcagcagggagcaggaggctcctgtcccagcaggacGCCCATGAG ggatACGTGGAGCTGCACGAGCTGGTCCTGGACAATGCCAAGGACTTGTGCTGGATGGAGGCCGGCCACTGGCTCAAGCTGGAGGAGGACTTCCAGGAATCGGGGGACTGGAGCCAGCCCCATCTCTCCTTCCTGACCTACCACAGCCTCCTGGAGATCCGCCGGGCTTTGAACAAAG GTGCCATTCTCCTCAACGTGGAGGCCAACTCGCTGCCGGCCATCGTCCACATCCTCCTCGACCAGCTGATCTACGAGGGGCAGATGAAGCCGCAGGACCGGGACGACGTCATGAGGACGCTGCTGCTGCGCCACAG ccacCCCAGCGAGGACGAGTCGGTGTGGACGATGCCGCCGGCGCTGGTGCAGCGCTCGGGCACCGGCCGGGCCGACGTGGAGCGGCCACTTCTGCGGGAGCAGCGGCCCATGGAGATGAGCAggatggcagggaaggagcag AGTGGGGTTCCCAGACCCCAACTCCTGGAGACGATCCCAGAGGGGGCTGAGGCCACCCTGGTCCTTGTGG gctgtgcagccTTCCTGGAGCAGCCAATGCTGGCCTTTGTGCGCCTGAAGGACGCGGTGACACTGGAGGGTGTCCTCGACGTGTCCATCCCCGTCCGCTTCCTCGTCGTGGTGCTGGGGCCCGACACCCCCCAGATCAGCTACCACGAGATCGGCCGTGCCATCGCCACCATGATGTCCGAGAGG GTGTTCCGCCGGGACGCGTACCTGGCCGAGGGGCGGCAGGAGCTGGTGCGGGGCGTCGAGGATTTCCTGGATGCCAGCATCGTCCTGCCGCCCACCGAGGCCCCCAACGAGCAGCTGCTCCGCGCCCTGGTCccgctgcagcaggagctgctccgaCGGCGCTACCAACCCCTGGAGAGACTGCACATCGGGGACTTCCTGAAAGACCTGGGTACGGCGGGGAGCCCCCCGCAATCCCCCGTCCCTGTGGCTGGCGGGACCCCCCCCTTTGGACACGGGGTCCCCTCACGGCCACCTGATGTGTCCCCAGGGCCGGACGAGGCGGCCGCGGAGGACGACGACCCCCTGCGCAGGACGGGGCGGCCTTTCGGGGGGCTGGTGCGGGACATCCGCCGGCGGTACCCCAAATACCTCAGTGACATCAAGGACGCGCTCAACCCGCAGTGCCTGGCCGCCGTCATCTTCATCTACTTCGCGGCGCTGTCGCCCGCCATCACCTTCGGGGGCTTGCTGG GCGAGAAGACCAAGGGGATGATGGGGGTGTCGGAGCTGCTCATCTCCACCTGCGTGCAGTGCGTGCTCTTCAGCCTCCTCAGCGCCCAGCCCCTCCTCGTCGTCGGCTTCTCGGGACCCCTCCTCGTCTTTGAGGAAGCCTTTTACTCG ttctgcagcagcaatgGCTTGGAATACATCGTGGGACGGGTCTGGATCGGCTTCTGGCTGatcctgctggtgctggtggtggtggccTGCGAGGGCAGCTTCCTGGTGCGCTACCTGTCCCGCTACACCCAGGAGATCTTCTCCTTCCTCATCTCCCTCATCTTCATCTTTGAGACTTTCTCCAAGCTGGTCACG atTTTCAAGCATCACCCGCTGCAGAGGAACTACAGGGTGGGGGCTGAATTCGAGCCCGGGGTGCCGGAGCCCAACACGGCGCTGCTGTCCCTCGTCCTCATGGCCGGCACCTTCTTCCTGGCCTTCTTCCTCCGCGTGTTCAAGaacagctccttcctgcccGGCAAG GTCCGGCGCTTGATCGGGGACTTCGGGGTGCCCATTTCCATCTTCATCATGTCACTGGCCGACTTCTTCATCAACGACACCTACACCCAG AAACTCAGCGTCCCCAAAGGGCTGCAGGTCACCAACTCGACTGCCCGGGGCTGGTTCATCCACCCCATGGGAGAAAATAACACGTTCCCCATCTGGATGATGTTCGCCTCCGTGATTCCTGCCCTTCTGgtcttcatcctcatcttcctcGAGACACAGATCACCAC cctcATCGTCAGCAAGCCCGAGAGGAAACTGGTGAAGGGCACCGGCTTCCACCTGGACCTGCTGCTGATCGTGGCCATGGGGGGGCTGGCAGCCCTTTTTGGGATGCCCTGGCTCAGTGCCACCACCGTCCGCACCATCACCCACGCCAACGCCCTCACCGTCATGAGCAAGACCTCTGCTCCGGGCGAGAAATCCCAGATCCTGGAGGTCAAGGAGCAGCGCATCAGTGGCCTCCTGGTGGCTGTGCTCATTG GCGTCTCCATCCTGATGGAGCCCATCCTGAAGTACATTCCCCTGGCCGTGCTCTTTGGCATCTTCCTCTACATGGGGGTCACCTCCCTCTTTGGCATCCAGCTCTTTGACcgcatcctgctcctgctgaagccCCCCAAGTACCACCCTGATGAGCCCTACGTCACCCGG GTGAAGACTTGGAGGATGCACCTCTTCACCTTCACCCAGATCATCTTCCTCGTGGTGCTGTGGGTGGTGAAGTCCACCCCGGCCTCGCTGGCTCTGCCCTTTGTCCTCATCCTCACCGTGCCTCTGCGGCgcttcctgctgcccaggatCTTCCGGGACATCGAGCTCAAATGC ctggacgCAGATGACGCCGTGGTGACCTTTGACGAGGCAGAGGGGACAGATGTGTACAACGAGGTGCAGATGCCCAGTTAA
- the SLC4A1 gene encoding band 3 anion transport protein isoform X2, whose translation MRRSLDPEGYEDPGLKSSHLSLGEMSRAGAGIGSPLQAWRARAEEMNPLRQYLPGRRGFYDLDGKRRSAGAPPGHPSRGEGQPVSVTDVDLEAAGSRRLLSQQDAHEGYVELHELVLDNAKDLCWMEAGHWLKLEEDFQESGDWSQPHLSFLTYHSLLEIRRALNKGAILLNVEANSLPAIVHILLDQLIYEGQMKPQDRDDVMRTLLLRHSHPSEDESVWTMPPALVQRSGTGRADVERPLLREQRPMEMSRMAGKEQSGVPRPQLLETIPEGAEATLVLVGCAAFLEQPMLAFVRLKDAVTLEGVLDVSIPVRFLVVVLGPDTPQISYHEIGRAIATMMSERVFRRDAYLAEGRQELVRGVEDFLDASIVLPPTEAPNEQLLRALVPLQQELLRRRYQPLERLHIGDFLKDLGTAGSPPQSPVPVAGGTPPFGHGVPSRPPDVSPGPDEAAAEDDDPLRRTGRPFGGLVRDIRRRYPKYLSDIKDALNPQCLAAVIFIYFAALSPAITFGGLLGEKTKGMMGVSELLISTCVQCVLFSLLSAQPLLVVGFSGPLLVFEEAFYSFCSSNGLEYIVGRVWIGFWLILLVLVVVACEGSFLVRYLSRYTQEIFSFLISLIFIFETFSKLVTIFKHHPLQRNYRVGAEFEPGVPEPNTALLSLVLMAGTFFLAFFLRVFKNSSFLPGKVRRLIGDFGVPISIFIMSLADFFINDTYTQKLSVPKGLQVTNSTARGWFIHPMGENNTFPIWMMFASVIPALLVFILIFLETQITTLIVSKPERKLVKGTGFHLDLLLIVAMGGLAALFGMPWLSATTVRTITHANALTVMSKTSAPGEKSQILEVKEQRISGLLVAVLIGVSILMEPILKYIPLAVLFGIFLYMGVTSLFGIQLFDRILLLLKPPKYHPDEPYVTRVKTWRMHLFTFTQIIFLVVLWVVKSTPASLALPFVLILTVPLRRFLLPRIFRDIELKCLDADDAVVTFDEAEGTDVYNEVQMPS comes from the exons GGGCCGGCGCTGGCATCGGGTCCCCCCTGCAGGCGTGGAGGGCCAGGGCCGAGGAGATGAATCCCCTGCG CCAGTATCTGCCCGGCCGCCGGGGATTTTATGACCTGGACGGGAAGAGGCGCTCGGCCGGGGCCCCCCCGGGACACCCCAGCCGTGGCGAAGGGCAGC CTGTGTCAGTGACCGATGTGgacctggaggcagcagggagcaggaggctcctgtcccagcaggacGCCCATGAG ggatACGTGGAGCTGCACGAGCTGGTCCTGGACAATGCCAAGGACTTGTGCTGGATGGAGGCCGGCCACTGGCTCAAGCTGGAGGAGGACTTCCAGGAATCGGGGGACTGGAGCCAGCCCCATCTCTCCTTCCTGACCTACCACAGCCTCCTGGAGATCCGCCGGGCTTTGAACAAAG GTGCCATTCTCCTCAACGTGGAGGCCAACTCGCTGCCGGCCATCGTCCACATCCTCCTCGACCAGCTGATCTACGAGGGGCAGATGAAGCCGCAGGACCGGGACGACGTCATGAGGACGCTGCTGCTGCGCCACAG ccacCCCAGCGAGGACGAGTCGGTGTGGACGATGCCGCCGGCGCTGGTGCAGCGCTCGGGCACCGGCCGGGCCGACGTGGAGCGGCCACTTCTGCGGGAGCAGCGGCCCATGGAGATGAGCAggatggcagggaaggagcag AGTGGGGTTCCCAGACCCCAACTCCTGGAGACGATCCCAGAGGGGGCTGAGGCCACCCTGGTCCTTGTGG gctgtgcagccTTCCTGGAGCAGCCAATGCTGGCCTTTGTGCGCCTGAAGGACGCGGTGACACTGGAGGGTGTCCTCGACGTGTCCATCCCCGTCCGCTTCCTCGTCGTGGTGCTGGGGCCCGACACCCCCCAGATCAGCTACCACGAGATCGGCCGTGCCATCGCCACCATGATGTCCGAGAGG GTGTTCCGCCGGGACGCGTACCTGGCCGAGGGGCGGCAGGAGCTGGTGCGGGGCGTCGAGGATTTCCTGGATGCCAGCATCGTCCTGCCGCCCACCGAGGCCCCCAACGAGCAGCTGCTCCGCGCCCTGGTCccgctgcagcaggagctgctccgaCGGCGCTACCAACCCCTGGAGAGACTGCACATCGGGGACTTCCTGAAAGACCTGGGTACGGCGGGGAGCCCCCCGCAATCCCCCGTCCCTGTGGCTGGCGGGACCCCCCCCTTTGGACACGGGGTCCCCTCACGGCCACCTGATGTGTCCCCAGGGCCGGACGAGGCGGCCGCGGAGGACGACGACCCCCTGCGCAGGACGGGGCGGCCTTTCGGGGGGCTGGTGCGGGACATCCGCCGGCGGTACCCCAAATACCTCAGTGACATCAAGGACGCGCTCAACCCGCAGTGCCTGGCCGCCGTCATCTTCATCTACTTCGCGGCGCTGTCGCCCGCCATCACCTTCGGGGGCTTGCTGG GCGAGAAGACCAAGGGGATGATGGGGGTGTCGGAGCTGCTCATCTCCACCTGCGTGCAGTGCGTGCTCTTCAGCCTCCTCAGCGCCCAGCCCCTCCTCGTCGTCGGCTTCTCGGGACCCCTCCTCGTCTTTGAGGAAGCCTTTTACTCG ttctgcagcagcaatgGCTTGGAATACATCGTGGGACGGGTCTGGATCGGCTTCTGGCTGatcctgctggtgctggtggtggtggccTGCGAGGGCAGCTTCCTGGTGCGCTACCTGTCCCGCTACACCCAGGAGATCTTCTCCTTCCTCATCTCCCTCATCTTCATCTTTGAGACTTTCTCCAAGCTGGTCACG atTTTCAAGCATCACCCGCTGCAGAGGAACTACAGGGTGGGGGCTGAATTCGAGCCCGGGGTGCCGGAGCCCAACACGGCGCTGCTGTCCCTCGTCCTCATGGCCGGCACCTTCTTCCTGGCCTTCTTCCTCCGCGTGTTCAAGaacagctccttcctgcccGGCAAG GTCCGGCGCTTGATCGGGGACTTCGGGGTGCCCATTTCCATCTTCATCATGTCACTGGCCGACTTCTTCATCAACGACACCTACACCCAG AAACTCAGCGTCCCCAAAGGGCTGCAGGTCACCAACTCGACTGCCCGGGGCTGGTTCATCCACCCCATGGGAGAAAATAACACGTTCCCCATCTGGATGATGTTCGCCTCCGTGATTCCTGCCCTTCTGgtcttcatcctcatcttcctcGAGACACAGATCACCAC cctcATCGTCAGCAAGCCCGAGAGGAAACTGGTGAAGGGCACCGGCTTCCACCTGGACCTGCTGCTGATCGTGGCCATGGGGGGGCTGGCAGCCCTTTTTGGGATGCCCTGGCTCAGTGCCACCACCGTCCGCACCATCACCCACGCCAACGCCCTCACCGTCATGAGCAAGACCTCTGCTCCGGGCGAGAAATCCCAGATCCTGGAGGTCAAGGAGCAGCGCATCAGTGGCCTCCTGGTGGCTGTGCTCATTG GCGTCTCCATCCTGATGGAGCCCATCCTGAAGTACATTCCCCTGGCCGTGCTCTTTGGCATCTTCCTCTACATGGGGGTCACCTCCCTCTTTGGCATCCAGCTCTTTGACcgcatcctgctcctgctgaagccCCCCAAGTACCACCCTGATGAGCCCTACGTCACCCGG GTGAAGACTTGGAGGATGCACCTCTTCACCTTCACCCAGATCATCTTCCTCGTGGTGCTGTGGGTGGTGAAGTCCACCCCGGCCTCGCTGGCTCTGCCCTTTGTCCTCATCCTCACCGTGCCTCTGCGGCgcttcctgctgcccaggatCTTCCGGGACATCGAGCTCAAATGC ctggacgCAGATGACGCCGTGGTGACCTTTGACGAGGCAGAGGGGACAGATGTGTACAACGAGGTGCAGATGCCCAGTTAA